A genomic region of Dreissena polymorpha isolate Duluth1 chromosome 4, UMN_Dpol_1.0, whole genome shotgun sequence contains the following coding sequences:
- the LOC127877279 gene encoding heart- and neural crest derivatives-expressed protein 2-like — translation MSISVGGYHGGFAHPTSMGITSGQDYFTAAHYPSTSVYPEYPFTDRDYFNNWVLNGTTDIPMSPEPYGAACGTPSPPMMGVVHHGYADGMHQTFAGWSDFPMNTAELALAHNIPISEIGNYESYTNAFGDRCLRRRTSANRKERRRTLSINNAFSNLRCSIPNVPSDTKLSKIKTLRLAISYISYLTEILEKGDSNMVPNSFKADISRKRERRSLPVEDEKKIADSCESDDSSESSTSHSSSSEPKVKGRTGWPEAVWASELRGNSPPEKPEASSLS, via the exons ATGAGTATCAGTGTTGGTGGCTATCACGGAGGGTTCGCGCATCCGACCTCCATGGGGATCACTTCCGGTCAGGACTACTTCACGGCGGCCCACTACCCCTCAACTTCTGTGTATCCGGAATACCCCTTTACGGACAgagattattttaataattggGTGTTAAATGGAACCACAGACATTCCCATGTCACCGGAACCCTACGGAGCGGCCTGTGGAACGCCGTCACCGCCAATGATGGGAGTCGTGCATCACGGTTACGCAGACGGCATGCATCAGACGTTTGCCGGTTGGTCGGACTTTCCCATGAACACGGCGGAACTTGCGCTGGCACACAACATTCCAATTTCGGAGATCGGGAACTATGAGTCCTACACAAACGCGTTCGGAGACCGATGTCTGAGGCGGCGGACGTCCGCAAACCGCAAAGAGCGCCGACGGACGCTCAGTATTAACAATGCGTTTTCAAATCTTCGCTGCTCTATTCCAAACGTGCCTTCTGACACTAAGCTTTCAAAGATCAAAACGTTGCGCCTTGCAATCAGTTACATTTCATACCTGACGGAGATTTTGGAGAAGGGAGATTCGAACATGGTACCCAACAGTTTCAAAGCTGACATCTCCAGGAAGAGGGAGCGAAGATCACTTCCGGTTGAAGATGAAAAGAAAATAGCGGACTCCTGT GAATCAGACGACTCCTCCGAGAGCAGCACAAGTCACAGTTCATCGTCTGAGCCTAAAGTCAAAGGTCGCACGGGATGGCCGGAAGCGGTTTGGGCGTCTGAGCTCCGCGGTAACTCCCCTCCCGAGAAACCGGAAGCGTCGTCATTGTCGTGA